A window of the Polypterus senegalus isolate Bchr_013 chromosome 4, ASM1683550v1, whole genome shotgun sequence genome harbors these coding sequences:
- the LOC120528204 gene encoding gastrula zinc finger protein XlCGF57.1-like, with product MASTKEDGVHERLGFIKEEDCEWGAPEDLCLKQEDCEERISLFEEKEPEGEIIQIKIEDSKDLSDGFEIQKHEAGRIFKQETFEESHSSLQPWFINASQLTTQHAMGLKSDFSEFEEKINEGKWSKEEEHQSSRNLGLSLQENSFSVSSFAPTSLHCTLQHKQDNEQVTKFTGGLETLTTASFQSSPLPFNKLSQTEAINTEHPQVYKHVRNHAGEKPHCCLECGKRFSQKRSLLTHMKIHTGEKPHCCSECGKRFLDRSGLNIHMRVHTGEKPHCCSECGKRFSRIHSLQIHTRIHTGEKPHCCLECGKRFYDSSSLCKHVQIHTGEKPYCCSECGKRFSTSSTLREHTQIHTGEKPFVCSECGKRFLKIHNLKCHIRTHTGEKPYCCPECGKRCSHGSFFRRHMLTHTGEKPYVCSECGKRFLKTDDLKCHIRIHTGEKPYSCLECGKRFSDGSSLRTHTRIHTGEKPYCCPQCGKSFSTSSSFRKHTRTHTGEKPYACAECGKRFSNSSGFRIHQRTHTGEKPFSCSECDKHFSDSSTLKKHMKIHARKNKT from the exons ATGGCCTCAACCAAAGAAGATGGTGTGCATGAAAGACTGGGGTtcattaaagaagaggactgtgagtggggTGCACCAGAGGATTTGTGTCTGAAACAGGAAGACTGTGAAGAAAGAATCTCACTTTTTGAAGAGAAGGAGCCTGAGGGGGAGATTATTCAGATTAAAATTGAGGATTCCAAAGATCTATCAGATGgttttgaaatacaaaaacacGAAGCTGGGCGTATTTTCAAGCAAGAGACTTTTGAAGAATCGCATTCCAGTTTACAGCCCTGGTTCATTAATGCAAGTCAGCTGACTACCCAGCATGCTATGGGGTTGAAATCTGATTTTTCCGAGTTTGAGGAGAAAATCAATGAAGGaaagtggagtaaagaagaagagcACCAGTCATCTAGGAATTTGGGACTAA gtTTACAGGAGAACAGTTTCTCTGTGTCTTCATTTGCTCCGACGTCTCTTCACTGCACCCTGCAGCACAAACAGGACAACGAGCAGGTAACAAAATTCACAGGTGGACTGGAGACTTTGACCACAGCTTCCTTCCAGAGCAGTCCTCTTCCTTTTAATAAACTTTCACAGACAGAGGCCATCAACACTGAACACCCACAAGTGTATAAACACGTTAGAAATCATgctggagaaaaacctcattgttgcctggaatgtggcaaacgattttcaCAAAAACGTAGTCTTCTTACCCATATGAAGATTCACACTGGTGAGAAAccacattgctgttctgaatgtggcaagcgttTCTTAGACAGAAGTGGTTTGAATATTCACATGAgagttcatactggagagaaaccacattgctgttcagaatgtggtaagagATTCTCACGAATCCACAGTCTCCAGATCCATacaagaatccacactggagagaaacctcattgttgtctggaatgtggcaaacgattctatGACAGTAGTAGTTTATGCAAGCATGTGCAAATTCataccggagagaagccatattgctgctctgaatgtggaaaaaggtTTTCCACCAGTAGTACTTTGCGGGAGCACACACAAATTCATACTGGGGAAAAGCCATTTGTATGTtcagaatgtggaaaaagattCTTAAAAATACACAATCTGAAATGTCATATTAGAACCcatactggagaaaaaccttattgttgtcctgaatgtggcaaacggtgCTCTCATGGTAGCTTTTTCAGGAGGCACATGCTaactcatactggagagaagccatatgtctgttctgaatgtgggaaaagatttttgaaaacagACGATCTTAAATGTCATATCAGAATTCACACTGGGGAAAAACCTTACAGCTGTctagaatgtggcaaacgattctctgaTGGCAGCAGTTTGCGGACACACACACggattcatactggagagaaaccatattgctgcccTCAATGTGGGAAAAGTTTTTCAACAAGTAGCAGTTTTCGAAAGCACACACGAAcacatactggagagaagccatatgcctgtgctgaatgtggtaaacgattctcaAACAGCAGTGGCTTTCGTATTCACCAAAGGACTCACACCGGTGAGAAACCGtttagctgttctgaatgtgacaaGCATTTCTCAGACAGCAGCACTCTTAAGAAACACATGAAAATTCACGCTCGAAAGAACAAGACATAA